One region of Quercus lobata isolate SW786 chromosome 2, ValleyOak3.0 Primary Assembly, whole genome shotgun sequence genomic DNA includes:
- the LOC115976308 gene encoding pentatricopeptide repeat-containing protein At3g26630, chloroplastic, translating to MVACLSCTPDAFPRTNPFPFSKPQFGSQEALLSLHKCTNFKHLKRVYAKIIRHGLSHDQLLIRRLLSICSSYGKMDFATLVFHQIQGPLTFTWNLMIRSYTINDCSKQALLLFNLMISQGFPPDKFTFPFVIKACSAASAIEMGEVVHGLAIKTGFVGDLFVLNTLMDLYFKCGKVDFGCKIFEKMRVRSVVSWTTMISGLVSCAELDAARGVFEKMPGKNVVSWTALINGYARNQPEEAFELFWRMQLDNVRPNEFTLVSLLKACTEMGSLKLGRWIHDFALKNGFKLGIFLGTALIDMYSKCGSLEDARKVFDKMQVKSLATWNSMITSLGVHGCGEEAISVFTEMERGNVRPDAITFVGLLCACVQTNNLEEGQRYFKYMGEHYGITPIPEHLICMTELYSRAGMLDEDCKLVNAMPSEPNDNILPALLHLSKVYGIVNMEKFLYGKLDVSTIDANSLRQNWLQVSKWDAG from the coding sequence atggttgCATGCCTTTCATGCACGCCTGATGCATTTCCCAGAACAAACCCATTCCCGTTTTCTAAACCACAATTTGGTTCACAAGAAGCTCTTCTATCACTCCACAAGTGCACCAATTTCAAACATCTTAAGCGAGTCTATGCAAAGATAATTCGCCACGGTCTCTCTCATGATCAGTTACTTATTAGGAGACTTCTTAGTATTTGCTCTTCTTATGGGAAAATGGACTTTGCTACTCTTGTATTCCATCAAATTCAGGGCCCTCTTACCTTTACTTGGAACCTAATGATTAGATCTTATACCATCAATGATTGCTCAAAACAAGCCCTTCTTCTGTTTAACCTTATGATATCCCAAGGCTTTCCACCCGATAAGTTTACCTTTCCATTTGTTATCAAAGCTTGCAGTGCTGCTTCTGCAATTGAGATGGGAGAAGTGGTTCATGGGCTAGCTATCAAAACTGGTTTTGTAGGAGATTTGTTTGTGCTGAACACTTTAATGGATCTTTACTTCAAGTGTGGGAAGGTAGATTTTGGGTGTaagatatttgaaaaaatgCGTGTCCGCAGTGTGGTTTCGTGGACTACCATGATTTCTGGACTTGTTAGTTGTGCTGAATTGGATGCTGCCCGAGGGGTTTTTGAGAAAATGCCAGGCAAAAATGTTGTTTCATGGACAGCATTGATTAATGGATATGCTAGAAATCAACCCGAAGAAGCTTTTGAATTATTCTGGAGAATGCAGCTTGATAATGTGAGGCCCAATGAATTTACTTTGGTTAGCTTGTTAAAAGCTTGCACTGAGATGGGGAGCCTCAAGTTGGGTAGATGGATTCATGACTTTGCTCTCAAGAATGGGTTCAAACTTGGTATTTTTCTTGGGACGGCTCTTATTGACATGTATAGCAAATGTGGTAGTTTAGAGGATGCAAGAAAGGTGTTTGATAAGATGCAAGTAAAGAGTTTGGCTACTTGGAATTCTATGATCACTAGCTTGGGTGTGCATGGGTGCGGAGAGGAAGCTATTTCTGTTTTTACAGAGATGGAGAGGGGCAATGTACGGCCAGATGCTATCACTTTTGTAGGTCTTCTATGTGCTTGTGTACAGACAAATAACTTGGAAGAGGGTCAGAGGTACTTCAAATATATGGGTGAACATTATGGCATCACACCTATTCCAGAACATTTAATCTGCATGACTGAACTCTATAGCCGTGCTGGTATGTTAGATGAGGACTGCAAATTAGTAAATGCCATGCCATCAGAGCCAAATGACAATATACTGCCAGCATTGTTGCACTTAAGTAAAGTCTATGGTATTGTTAATATGGAGAAATTCTTATATGGGAAGTTAGATGTCTCAACAATAGATGCAAACTCTTTGCGGCAAAATTGGCTTCAGGTCTCCAAGTGGGATGCAGGTTGA
- the LOC115976309 gene encoding WD repeat-containing protein LWD1: MGASSDPTQDGSDEQQKRSEIYTYEAPWHVYAMNWSVRRDKKYRLAIASLLEQFPNRVEIVQLDDSNGEIRSDPNLSFEHPYPPTKTIFIPDKECTKPDLLATSSDFLRVWRISDDRVELKSLLNGNKNSDFCGPLTSFDWNEAEPKRIGTSSIDTTCTIWDIEREVVDTQLIAHDKEVYDIAWGGVGVFASVSADGSVRVFDLRDKEHSTIIYESSEPDTPLVRLGWNKQDPRYMATIIMDSAKVVVLDIRFPTLPVVELQRHQASVNAIAWAPHSSCHICTAGDDSQALIWDLSSMGQPVEGGLDPILAYTAGAEIEQLQWSSSQPDWVAIAFSTKLQILRV, encoded by the coding sequence atgggtgCGAGTAGCGATCCGACCCAAGACGGATCCGACGAGCAACAAAAGCGGTCAGAGATATACACGTACGAGGCGCCGTGGCACGTCTACGCCATGAACTGGAGCGTCCGCCGCGACAAGAAGTACCGTCTAGCCATCGCGAGCCTCCTCGAGCAGTTCCCAAACCGGGTCGAGATAGTCCAGCTCGACGACTCCAACGGCGAGATCCGATCCGACCCGAACCTCTCTTTCGAGCACCCCTACCCGCCGACAAAAACCATCTTCATCCCCGACAAGGAGTGCACCAAGCCCGACCTCCTCGCCACCTCCAGCGACTTCCTCCGCGTTTGGCGGATCTCCGACGACCGCGTCGAGCTCAAGAGCCTCCTTAACGGGAACAAGAACAGCGATTTCTGCGGGCCTTTGACCTCCTTCGATTGGAACGAGGCTGAGCCGAAGCGAATCGGGACTTCGAGCATTGACACCACGTGTACCATCTGGGACATCGAGCGTGAAGTTGTGGACACCCAACTCATCGCCCACGACAAAGAGGTGTACGATATTGCTTGGGGTGGTGTTGGGGTTTTCGCTTCTGTTTCAGCTGATGGGTCTGTTCGTGTTTTCGATCTTCGCGACAAGGAACACTCGACTATCATCTATGAAAGCTCTGAGCCCGACACGCCTTTGGTTCGACTAGGATGGAACAAGCAGGATCCTCGGTACATGGCCACTATTATCATGGACAGTGCTAAGGTTGTTGTGCTTGACATTCGCTTTCCTACGTTGCCTGTTGTGGAATTGCAGAGACACCAAGCGTCTGTCAATGCGATTGCTTGGGCTCCACATAGTTCTTGCCACATCTGTACGGCTGGGGATGATTCTCAGGCTTTGATTTGGGACTTGTCCTCTATGGGTCAGCCTGTCGAGGGTGGATTGGATCCCATTCTTGCTTACACTGCCGGGGCCGAGATTGAGCAGCTTCAGTGGTCGTCGTCTCAGCCTGATTGGGTTGCCATTGCTTTCTCCACCAAGCTTCAGATACTTAGGGTATGA
- the LOC115969079 gene encoding heavy metal-associated isoprenylated plant protein 35-like — protein sequence MAKEVDLKKVELKVSVNCCDGCKKKVKKALQGIEGVLKTEIDPLQSKVTVLGNVDSKVLIKKLLKVGKQAEMWNSGNQNAGKAKKEAEVAVTKTECQKAECLDSHATITDKTKESIDSEDGNKNKTLKNDQKEMESAAKISIIDVIKNEIPPNPQPYTNSTDHPTLINDGGNVKTQTQCFYMVGPSAVTTMPYYVIPSNMAPFPPTYNGQEFYNSYSISQPPFQTPATEVGDYFSDDNTVGCSVM from the exons ATGGCTAAGGAAGTAGACTTAAAG AAAGTTGAGTTGAAGGTTTCTGTCAACTGCTGTGATGGTTGCAAGAAGAAAGTAAAGAAGGCGTTACAAGGCATTGAGG GTGTGTTAAAGACAGAAATCGACCCTTTGCAGTCGAAAGTAACAGTCCTAGGGAATGTGGATTCAAAAGTTTTAATCAAGAAGCTTCTGAAAGTTGGAAAACAAGCAGAAATGTGGAATTCCGGGAATCAGAATGCTGGAAAGGCAAAGAAAGAAGCAGAAGTGGCAGTGACAAAAACTGAGTGTCAAAAAGCCGAGTGCCTAGATTCACATGCCACAATAACTGATAAAACTAAGGAGAGTATAGATAGTGAGGATGGAAACAAGAACAAAACATTAAAGAATGATCAGAAGGAAATGGAGAGTGCTgcaaaaatttctattattGATGTCATTAAGAATGAAATTCCTCCGAATCCTCAACCATACACGAATAGCACCGATCATCCAACCCTAATAAATGATGGTGGCAATGTCAAGACTCAGACTCAATGTTTTTACATGGTCGGGCCTTCTGCTGTCACCACCATGCCCTATTATGTAATACCTTCTAATATGGCTCCTTTCCCACCAACTTATAATGGTCAGGAATTCTACAACTCATACTCAATATCTCAACCACCATTCCAGACACCAGCAACGGAAGTTGGGGATTATTTCAGCGATGATAATACTGTGGGATGCTCCGTGATGTGA